A window from Bufo bufo chromosome 1, aBufBuf1.1, whole genome shotgun sequence encodes these proteins:
- the XAB2 gene encoding pre-mRNA-splicing factor SYF1 produces the protein MPEKEISFEEDDLQFEEEILRNPYSVKCWMRYIESKGSAPAHTLNLIYERALKELPGSYKLWYAYLKQRRKQVKRRCITDLAFEEVNNCHERALVFMHKMPRIWLDYCQFLVEQCKITRTRRTFDRALRALPITQHYRVWPLYLRFVRAHPLPETAVRVYRRYLKLCPENAEEYIEYLRSIDRLDEAASRLAGIVNHDDFVSKEGKSNYQLWQELCTLLCQNPGSVRSLDSAAIIRGGLTRFTDQRGKLWCALAEYHTRSGHFEKARDVYEEAIQTVTTVRDFTQVFDSYAQFEESIIAAKMETVSEMGKEEDDDLDLELRLARFEQLMERRPVLLNGVLLRQNPHNVHEWHKRVQLYQGKPREIINTFTEAVQTVNPAKATGKPHTLWVAFAKFYEDNGQIDDARAILQRATQVQYTHVDDLSAVWCQFGEMELRHENYEEALSILRKATAVPARKAEYFDASEPVQNRLYKSLKVWSMLADLEESLGTFKSTKAVYDRIVDLRIATPQIIINYAFFLEEHNYFEESFKAYERGIALFRWPNVYDIWSTYLSKFIARYGGKKLERARDLFEQALDGCPRKFAKNIFLLYAKLEEEHGLARHAMALYERATQAVEPGEQYEMFNIYIKRAAEIYGVTHTRSIYERAIEILQDDQAREMCLRFADMECKLGEIDRGRAVYSYCSQMCDPRLTSGFWQTWRDFEVRHGNEDTLREMLRVKRSVQAKYNTQGTFLVSQRLRAEGVGANEESKEVDEMQALEKRAAVVAAEAEKDKPQMKEKILFVRSDASRTELAELTLQNNPDEINIGDEDSEEDMEPDEVQLEQKSIPSSVFSGLADD, from the exons ATGCCGGAAAAAGAAATCTCGTTT GAAGAAGATGACTTGCAGTTTGAGGAGGAGATCCTGCGGAATCCATATTCTGTCAAGTGCTGGATGAGATATATTGAATCCAAGGGCTCCGCACCGGCTCATACCCTTAACCTCATCTATGAGAGGGCACTTAAGGAGCTTCCAGGAAG CTACAAGCTGTGGTACGCCTATCTAAAGCAGCGCAGGAAGCAGGTGAAGAGGCGATGCATCACTGATCTGGCCTTCGAGGAGGTGAATAATTGCCATGAGAGAGCCCTGGTCTTCATGCACAAG ATGCCCCGGATTTGGCTGGATTACTGCCAGTTCCTCGTGGAGCAGTGTAAAATTACCCGCACTAGGAGAACGTTTGACCGGGCTCTTCGCGCTCTTCCCATTACACAGCACTATCGAGTCTGGCCCCTTTACTTACGCTTTGTCCGTGCACACCCCCTACCAGAGACTGCGGTCAGGGTCTACAGGAGGTACTTGAAA CTGTGTCCTGAGAATGCGGAGGAGTACATAGAATATCTACGCTCTATTGACAGACTGGATGAAGCGGCCTCCAGACTGGCAGGCATTGTAAACCACGATGACTTTGTATCAAAGGAAGGAAAATCTAATTACCAG TTATGGCAGGAGCTGTGTACCCTACTGTGCCAGAACCCAGGATCTGTCCGCTCCCTTGACTCAGCAGCCATCATTCGAGGTGGCTTGACGCGCTTTACAGATCAGAGGGGAAAGCTGTGGTGCGCCCTTGCAGAATATCACACACGCAGTGGCCATTTTGAAAAG GCTCGAGATGTGTATGAGGAGGCCATTCAGACCGTCACCACTGTACGTGACTTCACCCAAGTCTTCGACAGCTACGCTCAGTTTGAAGAGAGCATCATTGCTGCTAAAATGGAGACTGTCAGTGAGATGGGAAAAGAAGAGGACG ATGACCTGGACCTGGAGCTGAGATTGGCTCGCTTTGAGCAGCTGATGGAGCGGAGACCTGTTTTACTGAATGGGGTGTTACTCCGACAGAACCCACACAATGTTCACGAGTGGCACAAGAGGGTACAGCTCTATCAAGGCAAGCCACGAGAG ATTATTAACACATTCACAGAGGCTGTCCAGACTGTGAATCCAGCCAAGGCAACTGGGAAACCGCACACGTTATGGGTGGCATTCGCCAAGTTCTATGAGGACAATGGCCAAATCGATGAC GCTCGAGCGATCCTGCAGAGAGCGACCCAGGTGCAGTACACACATGTGGATGACTTGTCCGCTGTTTGGTGTCAGTTTGGTGAGATGGAGCTGAGACATGAGAATTATGAGGAGGCGCTGTCTATATTAAGG AAAGCCACGGCAGTACCGGCCCGCAAGGCTGAATATTTTGATGCCTCTGAGCCGGTGCAGAACAGACTCTACAAATCCCTGAAAGTCTGGTCCATGTTGGCCGACCTGGAGGAAAGTTTGGGGACTTTCAAG TCCACAAAGGCGGTATACGATCGCATTGTCGACCTCCGCATAGCCACGCCACAGATCATCATCAACTACGCTTTCTTCTTGGAAGAACACAACTATTTTGAAGAAAGTTTTAAG GCCTATGAACGTGGTATCGCCCTTTTCCGCTGGCCTAATGTCTATGACATCTGGAGCACTTACCTGTCTAAGTTCATTGCTCGGTATGGAGGGAAGAAGCTGGAGAGAGCTCGGGACCTCTTTGAACAAGCCTTGGATGGTTGTCCTCGAAAGTTTGCAAAAA ATATATTCCTGCTGTATGCAAAACTGGAGGAAGAGCACGGTCTGGCCCGCCACGCCATGGCTCTGTATGAGCGAGCGACTCAGGCagtggaaccaggagagcagtacGAGATGTTTAACATTTACATTAAGAGAGCGGCTGAAATCTATGGCGTTACACACACCCGCAGCATTTATGAGCGGGCCATTGAG atTTTGCAAGATGACCAGGCCCGGGAGATGTGTCTACGATTTGCTGACATGGAGTGTAAATTAGGAGAAATTGACCGTGGCCGAGCTGTGTATTCCTACTGCTCTCAAATGTGCGATCCCCGG TTGACCTCAGGGTTTTGGCAGACCTGGAGAGATTTTGAGGTGCGGCATGGTAATGAGGACACACTGCGTGAGATGCTGCGGGTCAAGCGTAGCGTACAAGCCAAGTACAACACACAGGGGACGTTCCTTGTATCTCAAAGGTTGAGGGCCGAAGGAGTAGGTGCTAATGAGGAAAGCAAAG AAGTCGATGAGATgcaggctctggagaagagggcaGCCGTGGTGGCAGCCGAGGCAGAGAAGGATAAACCTCAGATGAAGGAGAAGATCCTCTTTGTCAG GTCTGACGCCTCCCGCACAGAGTTAGCAGAGCTGACGCTTCAGAATAATCCAGACGAGATCAACATAGGAGATGAGGATTCAGAAGAGGATATGGAGCCTGATG